A stretch of DNA from Candidatus Binatia bacterium:
CGCACGAGATGCCGTTGGTTCCCAACTCAGGGGAGTGGAACAACTTATAGCCCTCGTCAATCGTACGTTTGAGTTCGGCCTCCCAGACACGCATTTCTCTTTCCGTATGGGGGGCGCCTCCGTGGGCCAGTTGGGTTTTCTGCTCGTACTGGCGCATGAGCTCCCCGGCCACCTCGCGCGCTTGTTGCTGGGAAAGGCGCTCGCCCGGAGCCACGCCCGGCACGACCACGCTGGTTTCGCCGTCGCACAGCCCGACGACCTTGCTTTTTCCATCGGGGGGAGGTGGCAAGGCGTGTTTCAACGGCTCGCGGGCTCCTGCCCGCAATGCCAGCACTGCTGCACCCGACGCGGCCAACGCCGCCATCCAAACACCTTTAGCTCGCAACATCATGGTCTCACCTCCACGTTCCCGAGCGGTCAGTACGAGGGCCAATCCACCCGGCCCTGAAAGGCCTTCGCCAGCTCCGCCATCCCTTGTTTGCCGCGGCGAACGTGATCGAAGGTCACAGTCATCGGGTTACGATCCCACAACACGTAATGTTTATCGGCCTGGCCATCGGCGCGCATGGAGACGCTACCCCAGCCGCAACCGTCGAACTGATTGAACGGGTCGGCGCGCACCATTTGTACGGTCAGTTCGGGAATTCCCTGGGGCGCATACGGCCAAGGCCAGGCCGTCGACAGCACGCCGTGAAAGGTGATGTTGCGCAGCCGGTGTGTGAGCACTTGGTGTGTGTGGGCGTGGATCACAGTCACCGTTTCGAAGGGGGCGAGGAGCTTGTGGACCTCTTCGGCGTCTTCGGTCCAAAAGTTCCACGGCCGGTAATACTTGTAGAGGGGAGAGTGGGAGAAAATCACGATCGGCGTCTTTTTATTCACTTTGGCCAGATCTTGGCGGAGCCAATCGCGCTGTTCTTCTCCCACCATAAACGGCCGGCCGTTGGGGTTATCCAATTGCGCCATGGCCAACATGCGCTCCATGGGGGTCATTTTGGGCTCGGTCCAGTAGTCCTCCACGATGACCGAGTTGAGCACGATAAAGTGGACGCCCTTGTGATCGAAGGAGTACGTGGGTTCGCCAAACATCTCGCGCCACTTCTCGCCCATGTCGAGATACCAATCGTGCTCGCCGACCATCATTTTGACCGGGGCCTTGAGTTGATCGAGGATCTGCTTGCCGATCGTGAGTTCCTCGGCCTTGCCGAGTTGGGCCAAGTCGCCGCCGAACAGGACAAAGTCCGGTTGTGGATCGAGCGCGTTGACGTCGTCTACCGCCTTCTGGCAAGCTCGCACGAACCTGTGATTCAGGCCTTTATCCAGGATGTGCGTGTCGGAAACGTAGGCAAAGGTAAATTTCGGCTCGGCCTCTTTGGCTTCCGCGACTCGGATGAGCTGAAACGAGTGCGGCGGGAAGCCTTTCCAAAAGGCTGTAGCCACCGCCGCCGCTTTGGCGGCCGTCTTGAAAAAATCGCGCCGGCTGAGCTTCGGCAACTCTTGAAAAAAGCGCTCGCGCTCCGCCAGGTACTCTTGTTTCTTGCGTTCCAAAGGCAGAGTGTATTTTGGCATTGCCATCCCTCCTTTTGCCGCAGTTCTCCTTACGGGGCTGGCGCGGCCACCAGTTCCCCGGCGCGCGTTTTGCGCGACAGTTCTTTCAACTCCTCCCAGTCGAAATTCTTCCCGCCCGATTCGTCCGTCAGCGACTTCATGAACTCGATAATGTCGGCGATTTCCTCCTTGGTCAGATTGAGGGGGCGCATCCCGCCATCGAGGTTCGGATTCGGTTCGCCGCCGCGGTTGTAAAAATCCATGACTTCTTCGAGCGTT
This window harbors:
- a CDS encoding serine/threonine protein phosphatase, translated to MPKYTLPLERKKQEYLAERERFFQELPKLSRRDFFKTAAKAAAVATAFWKGFPPHSFQLIRVAEAKEAEPKFTFAYVSDTHILDKGLNHRFVRACQKAVDDVNALDPQPDFVLFGGDLAQLGKAEELTIGKQILDQLKAPVKMMVGEHDWYLDMGEKWREMFGEPTYSFDHKGVHFIVLNSVIVEDYWTEPKMTPMERMLAMAQLDNPNGRPFMVGEEQRDWLRQDLAKVNKKTPIVIFSHSPLYKYYRPWNFWTEDAEEVHKLLAPFETVTVIHAHTHQVLTHRLRNITFHGVLSTAWPWPYAPQGIPELTVQMVRADPFNQFDGCGWGSVSMRADGQADKHYVLWDRNPMTVTFDHVRRGKQGMAELAKAFQGRVDWPSY